DNA from Macrobrachium rosenbergii isolate ZJJX-2024 chromosome 13, ASM4041242v1, whole genome shotgun sequence:
CCATTTTTTCTAAGCCATTATCAATGACCTGTAACAGTCGATATCTATGCCACTCCAAATGGCCTGATTGACGGTTTTCCTGAGCATAATTTATTTTCGAAGAAGTCAAACAACTTGAGAGTCATCTGAATttccaaaattaatttcctttatccCTTTGCAGATCAGCGTTGCCCTGTTGGTGTTGGTGGCCCTTTTTGCCCTGATGGAGGTCACTGGAGCCCTGCCAGCACCTGAACCTAACCGACGCTTCTTCTTTGGACAAAGTCCCTATGGCTTCGGTGGCTACGGCTATAGACCCTTCGGATACGGCTTTGGCTACGGCGGATACGGCGGTGGCTTTGGAGGCTTTGGAGGTGGATTTGGTGGATATGGTGGTGGTTTCTTCGGTTGATAAACATCTTATCTTCCATGAAGAAACCGGAAATTAGAAAGTAAATGACCCCCATGAACGATGCTGTATAAAAAAACCTAATGATGAGATATTCAGTCGTTGTTATGAAAAGATGActtatattttcctaaaaattacaataaaattgtgTACctgttaaaataacttttaatacactttccttcttttaatgcaaataaaaattgaattcaGCTTTAAGTGTCTTGAAAAGTGTTGCAATTTAGGtagtttatataaatgaatattactacTTCAGAGGCTTTGTGTTGTTTTTGCCGATATAAGAAAGACGAGAGGCTTTATAATGTAAATGATTCCAAAGCTGAGCTATGCACAGTTTAAGTCTGAAATCATTCCTGTTGTCAAGggtattttacatataaaatttatgattgaAAATGGCATTCAGTTACCCCTTCTCCTCCTATAAGACTTAGACAGTCTGGATGGAAAGGACTTATATCAAGACTTCATTAACTTTATAAAGCACTAGAAGAAAGTAGATTGGTCTTAATCAGCTTTTACAAATCCGTTTTGAATAAGAACAATGGACTTTGTTTTGTTGTCAGACGCATATGCATGATATTTTGAGTAATCAGCAACAAGTTCAGTCCGTTAGAAAGTGATTCGGTTAATGGACATGAAGACTTTCATGTGATCATTTTCTTTAACTCTTTCAAAGGAATCTCGAAAACTATAACTATTCATTAGAGTGATGGGTTCAGACCCTCGTTCGTTACTTTTGTCCTGCGATGTTCGTATTTTCTGTAGCCAGTTATTTTGTTTGCGTTTATTCCTTATCACTTTCTATCTTTCCCTGTACAGTGAATCATATTTATGAAATCACGACATGCAAAATCttattatagaaaacatgacatAACAAGTAAAACTGTACCGAAGtgtcttcgtcgcaatcgagatttctatacagccactacagtgtacaatcaaggccaccgaaaatagatatatctttcggtggtctcggtataatgctgtatgagcctcggccagtgaaactttaaccacggcctggtggtggcctatcctatatcgttgccagaagcacgattatgggtaaattcaaccttaaataaactaaaaactattgaggctagaggactgcaatttgggaagtttggtgattggaaggtggatgatcaacatgccaatttacagccctctaaactcagtagtttttaagatctgaggggggacagcaaaagtgctgacagaaaaaattgcggacggacagacaaagccggcacagttttagttttctgttcagaCAACTAGAGACTAAAGAACCTGCTAGTTTTTCAGTAATGAATAATTATCGGTGCTTTTCTTTTTACTAAGTTCTTGCAATTTCAATCACAATATAGAGTCCAATCACACCCTGCCTCCATGTATGgacaaattaatgaaatgataaaccCTATTTAA
Protein-coding regions in this window:
- the LOC136845325 gene encoding neuropeptide-like protein 33 isoform X3, translated to MKTISVALLVLVALFALMEVTGALPAPEPNRRFFFGQSPYGFGGYGYRPFGYGFGYGGYGGGFGGFGGGFGGYGGGFFG